In the Sebastes fasciatus isolate fSebFas1 chromosome 20, fSebFas1.pri, whole genome shotgun sequence genome, one interval contains:
- the btbd17a gene encoding BTB/POZ domain-containing protein 17 produces the protein MVKQVVQIHVGMLVLVLVLVLALCLHSGAAAAAGMLKVDPAQDGSGGSGGGDTISHSLTVVQRLEALLAQGNGSDVSLRVETPSADEVKVIQAHSLVLSLQSSVFEEILLSRNSSTLVLKESSDCAAVFDRFIRYLYCGEISLRLDQATPLHKLASKYQVMGLQQGITQYMTNNLARDSSSGHVAGWYEYALQAGDVTLRDSCLQFMAWNLSSVLHSGEWATVSSQLLMSLLQRSDLILQSEMELFAALEAWIIQNEPDGLTAENALRAVRYAMMPPRELFRLQTHSSVLARYQESVRDLLYMSYQFHSASPLHMAKYFDVNCSLFMPRNYLSPVWGSPWIISNPSRDDRSTSFQTQLGPSGHDSSKRVTWNAMFSPRWLPLSMRPMYTEAGAMQPTRVDGGRPRIIITPATSSADFAGVNFQKTVIVMAQQQGKVVVKHVYNFHQSTEENGDFLADADLYRRTSDYLIDSSLFLHIVVKPLYQTLITSKN, from the exons CAGGCATGCTGAAAGTTGACCCTGCACAGGACGGAAGTGGCGGCAGCGGTGGCGGAGACACCATCAGCCACTCCCTGACCGTGGTGCAGCGTCTGGAGGCCCTGCTGGCTCAGGGCAACGGCAGTGACGTGTCGCTCAGGGTGGAGACGCCCAGCGCCGACGAGGTGAAGGTGATCCAGGCTCACTCGCTGGTGCTCTCCCTGCAGAGCTCCGTGTTTGAGGAGATCCTGCTGAGCCGCAACAGCAGCACGCTGGTCCTGAAAGAGAGCTCCGACTGTGCTGCCGTGTTCGACAGGTTCATCAG GTATCTGTACTGTGGAGAGATTTCTCTGCGTCTGGACCAGGCGACGCCTTTACACAAGCTGGCCTCGAAGTACCAAGTGATGGGCCTCCAGCAGGGCATCACCCAGTACATGACCAACAATCTGGCCCGGGACTCGTCCTCGGGCCACGTGGCGGGCTGGTACGAGTACGCCCTGCAGGCCGGGGACGTGACTCTGAGGGACAGCTGTCTCCAGTTCATGGCCTGGAACCTGTCGTCGGTGCTGCACAGCGGCGAGTGGGCGACCGTCAGCAGCCAGCTGCTCATGTCCCTGCTGCAGCGCTCCGACCTCATCCTGCAGAGCGAGATGGAGCTCTTTGCGGCACTGGAGGCGTGGATTATTCAGAACGAGCCGGACGGTCTGACAGCAGAGAACGCGCTGAGAGCTGTGCGTTACGCCATGATGCCGCCACGGGAGCTCTTCCGCCTCCAGACGCACTCATCAGTCCTGGCTCGCTATCAGGAGTCGGTGCGCGACCTGCTGTACATGTCCTACCAGTTTCACTCTGCGTCGCCGCTGCACATGGCCAAGTACTTTGACGTGAACTGCAGCCTCTTCATGCCCAGGAACTACCTGTCACCGGTGTGGGGGTCGCCCTGGATCATCAGCAACCCGTCGCGAGACGACCGCAGCACCAGCTTCCAGACCCAGCTGGGGCCCAGCGGCCACGACTCCAGCAAGCGGGTGACTTGGAACGCCATGTTCTCGCCACGCTGGTTACCCCTCAGCATGAGGCCGATGTACACGGAGGCGGGCGCCATGCAGCCGACACGCGTGGATGGAGGCCGCCCTCGCATCATCATCACGCCGGCCACGTCCAGCGCAGATTTCGCCGGTGTGAACTTCCAGAAGACGGTGATTGTGATGGCTCAGCAGCAGGGGAAGGTGGTGGTGAAACACGTCTACAACTTCCACCAGAGCACGGAAGAAAACGGGGATTTCTTGGCCGACGCCGACCTGTACCGCCGGACGTCTGACTACCTCATCGATAGCTCCCTCTTCCTCCATATTGTGGTGAAGCCGCTGTACCAAACCCTCATAACCAGCAAGAACTGA